A window of Komagataella phaffii GS115 chromosome 1, complete sequence contains these coding sequences:
- a CDS encoding Beta subunit of the translation initiation factor eIF2: MSEEITKTEALGFDPTLKKKKKKAKSADPEVLEQSVDTKEGDDDLFSGLKKKKKKATAATGEEKEVEKDLADVMGELKLKKKKKKAAAPVSEDFDKLLEKAGVLEDDKDVTKESTPEVETTTDLGPKYEDMLSRFFKVLKQNNPELAGERSGPKFRIPPPVVQREGTKRTLFANVQEIATVLQRSPEHLIQYLFAELGTSGSIDGQKRLIIKGRFQPKQIENVLRRYIIEYVTCKTCKSMNTELKRESANRLHFIVCKACGSTKSVSSIKTGFQAHVGRRRKM; this comes from the coding sequence ATGTCCGAAGAGATAACAAAAACAGAGGCATTGGGGTTTGATCCcacattgaagaagaagaagaagaaggctAAGAGTGCTGATCCTGAAGTTTTAGAGCAATCCGTTGACACCAAAGAAGGGGACGATGATCTTTTTTCCggattgaaaaagaaaaagaagaaggctACCGCAGCCACTGGGGAGGAAAAGGAAGTAGAGAAAGACCTCGCCGATGTAATGGGCGAGCTGAaactcaagaaaaagaagaagaaggctGCCGCCCCTGTAAGCGAGGACTTTGATAAATTGTTGGAGAAGGCCGGTGTTCTTGAGGATGACAAAGATGTCACCAAAGAGTCTACTCCAGAGGTAGAGACTACTACCGATTTGGGACCAAAGTATGAGGACATGTTATctagatttttcaaagtccTGAAACAAAATAACCCAGAACTGGCTGGAGAGAGATCTGGTCCTAAATTTCGTATTCCACCTCCAGTGGTTCAAAGAGAAGGTACCAAGAGAACTCTTTTTGCTAACGTTCAAGAAATCGCCACTGTATTACAAAGGTCACCAGAGCATTTGATTCAATATTTATTTGCTGAATTGGGTACATCGGGATCTATTGATGGTCAGAAAAGGTTGATCATTAAAGGTAGATTCCAACCTAAACAGATCGAGAACGTTTTAAGACGTTACATCATTGAATATGTGACATGTAAGACCTGTAAGTCTATGAACACCGAACTGAAGAGAGAGAGCGCCAACAGATTGCATTTCATTGTCTGTAAGGCCTGTGGTTCTACTAAGTCTGTGTCCTCTATCAAGACAGGTTTCCAAGCCCATGTTGGTagaagaaggaagatgtga